One window of Saprospiraceae bacterium genomic DNA carries:
- a CDS encoding aminodeoxychorismate/anthranilate synthase component II, which yields MAFAIESLSIFVRKLLAFIVYSNKEILLLDNRDSFTYNLVHLLKSLHAKPRILDSLKYLDNEVVKFEKILFSPGPGIPDHFPAMKSILSNYQSKQRILGICLGHQAIAEFYGAKLFKQVVVQHGQVKQVINKATHLNSIISTMPAVFDVGLYHSWAIDAESMPDSLHVTCISEDQIIMGIKHKTYNIEGIQFHPESFLTKLGKELLENWLAT from the coding sequence ATGGCTTTTGCAATCGAATCTTTGTCTATTTTCGTCCGAAAGTTATTAGCTTTTATTGTGTATTCAAATAAAGAGATCTTACTTCTTGATAACAGGGATTCATTTACCTACAATTTAGTTCATTTATTGAAGAGCTTGCATGCAAAGCCGAGGATCCTGGATTCCTTGAAATATCTTGATAATGAAGTAGTTAAGTTTGAGAAAATTCTATTTTCACCGGGGCCGGGCATACCAGATCATTTTCCTGCCATGAAATCTATTTTGTCAAATTATCAAAGCAAGCAACGTATTTTGGGAATTTGTCTTGGGCACCAAGCCATCGCAGAATTTTATGGGGCAAAATTATTTAAACAAGTTGTGGTGCAACACGGTCAGGTAAAACAAGTCATTAACAAGGCTACGCATTTAAATTCTATAATAAGCACCATGCCTGCAGTATTTGACGTTGGATTGTATCATTCCTGGGCAATTGATGCAGAAAGCATGCCTGATTCATTACATGTTACCTGCATATCTGAAGATCAGATCATTATGGGTATAAAACACAAAACATACAATATTGAAGGAATTCAATTTCACCCGGAATCATTTTTAACAAAACTTGGCAAAGAACTGCTGGAAAATTGGTTGGCAACATGA
- a CDS encoding carboxypeptidase-like regulatory domain-containing protein — protein MKILFVVFCWFAFLNSSFTQLKGTISDPEGNPLAFASIYIKYTTKGSISNKDGSYTLELPVGKNIVVFHYLGYQLEEREIDYLSGPLLLNIQLKPSTYNLNEIVISSDQEDPAYAIIRKAIAKRNLYYSGKLDFQCNAYTKGSIKILDIPKKILGKEIGNLDGNLDSNRKGIIYLSETVSKLNFKKPDHFYEEMISSRISGRDNGFSFNRASSALFNLYENTNEFGRAIVSPIADFALDYYKYNLLSTDTLQTDQVILHRIRIIPKNNSLPAWSGVITIQENSWNLYELNLHISGKQVQQELFDSIYLSQVFIPVTGSDRFELQSQVFGFKAALFVIKLEGKFAVVFSDYDFEKVSEPQDERVLLRIQDGANTKEVLYWDSIRPVPLTTEEITDYQSKDSLKIIRDSKVYKDSVDQQRNEFKTIHFLTGYTFHNTYKKRSYSIASPLEIIHFNPVQGWSLGTILRFNQQQHLKNEYNEYRIESKLDYGFAEKVFRPTFSYMQRFNEFRKAEFSVRTGIELEAYDHNPGSLIIQEIANLWLKKNYNKFYENRMIGLNYKQYIAYDFLWFGEWNYNARFNLTNHSNYSIAKKDRLYAPNSSSDDFNDSLKINHKEYISFTNRIRWRRGTKVWLAPNATDYLESEWPVVRLRHTWGVYPNSKEQFHVIGTSIYNDQSLQNWGQLSYLVKATKIFHKKPLDPSEWIFQKGNPYIFYNKPNDPDVFLSLNPYAHSTNKHAVSWFLEWDLQGKLLDRIPLINKLGLKELIRCSSVINDRNKPYSEYSIGFGNIGYKVFRVFRLDWVHAFEGSDYQKSSIRLALLSNIGGGK, from the coding sequence ATGAAGATTTTGTTCGTTGTATTTTGTTGGTTTGCTTTTTTGAATAGTTCATTTACCCAATTGAAAGGAACAATTTCGGATCCTGAAGGAAATCCATTAGCCTTTGCTTCAATTTATATTAAATACACAACAAAAGGAAGTATCAGCAATAAAGACGGATCCTATACCTTGGAATTGCCTGTTGGCAAGAATATCGTTGTGTTTCATTATTTAGGATATCAACTTGAGGAGCGAGAAATAGATTATCTATCCGGTCCCTTGCTCTTGAATATTCAATTAAAACCTTCAACATATAATTTAAACGAAATTGTTATTTCTTCGGATCAGGAAGACCCGGCCTATGCAATCATTCGAAAAGCTATTGCAAAGCGAAATTTATATTATTCCGGAAAATTAGATTTTCAATGCAATGCATATACAAAAGGGTCAATTAAAATTCTGGATATCCCAAAAAAAATATTGGGAAAAGAAATTGGCAATTTGGATGGCAATCTGGATTCAAATAGAAAAGGGATCATTTATTTGTCTGAGACCGTGTCTAAACTTAATTTTAAGAAACCAGATCATTTTTATGAAGAAATGATATCTTCGAGAATCTCAGGTCGGGATAATGGTTTTTCATTTAATAGAGCTTCTTCAGCTTTGTTTAATTTGTATGAAAATACAAATGAATTTGGAAGGGCCATTGTTTCACCGATTGCAGATTTTGCGTTGGATTACTATAAATACAATTTATTAAGTACAGACACACTTCAGACGGATCAGGTAATCTTACATAGGATTCGGATCATTCCAAAAAACAACAGCCTTCCAGCCTGGTCGGGTGTCATTACGATACAAGAAAACTCCTGGAATTTGTATGAATTAAATCTGCATATTTCAGGCAAACAGGTGCAACAGGAATTGTTTGATAGCATTTATCTCAGCCAGGTATTTATCCCTGTGACAGGATCCGATCGTTTTGAATTGCAATCGCAGGTTTTTGGATTTAAAGCCGCATTGTTTGTTATAAAATTAGAAGGCAAATTTGCTGTAGTGTTTTCAGATTATGATTTTGAAAAAGTTTCAGAGCCACAAGATGAAAGGGTGCTGTTGCGAATTCAGGATGGAGCCAATACAAAGGAAGTCCTTTATTGGGATTCAATCCGACCGGTTCCATTAACAACTGAAGAAATCACCGACTATCAATCCAAGGATAGTTTGAAAATAATCCGAGATTCTAAAGTTTATAAAGATTCAGTAGACCAACAACGGAATGAGTTTAAAACCATCCATTTTCTTACTGGCTATACGTTTCACAACACCTATAAGAAGCGTTCATATTCCATTGCCTCCCCTTTGGAAATTATCCATTTTAATCCAGTGCAAGGTTGGAGTTTAGGAACCATTCTTCGGTTTAATCAACAACAACATTTAAAAAATGAATACAACGAATACCGTATCGAATCTAAACTGGATTATGGTTTTGCAGAGAAGGTTTTCAGGCCAACCTTTAGTTATATGCAACGATTTAATGAATTTAGAAAAGCTGAGTTTTCAGTTAGGACAGGCATCGAATTGGAAGCCTATGATCATAACCCCGGTTCTCTTATAATTCAGGAAATTGCAAATTTGTGGCTTAAGAAAAACTACAACAAATTTTATGAGAATCGAATGATCGGTTTAAATTATAAACAGTATATAGCCTATGACTTTTTATGGTTTGGCGAGTGGAATTACAATGCCAGGTTTAATTTGACAAATCATTCAAATTACAGCATTGCTAAAAAAGATCGATTGTATGCTCCAAATAGCAGCAGTGATGATTTCAATGATAGTTTGAAGATCAATCATAAAGAATACATCAGTTTTACCAATCGGATTCGGTGGCGTCGGGGAACTAAAGTGTGGTTAGCCCCAAATGCAACGGATTATCTTGAGAGTGAATGGCCGGTAGTAAGGTTGCGACATACTTGGGGTGTTTATCCAAATTCAAAAGAACAGTTTCATGTAATTGGCACCAGTATTTATAATGACCAGTCCTTGCAGAATTGGGGCCAACTAAGCTATTTAGTGAAGGCGACAAAAATTTTCCATAAAAAACCATTGGATCCATCTGAATGGATTTTTCAAAAAGGGAATCCTTATATTTTTTACAACAAACCGAATGATCCGGATGTATTTTTAAGTTTAAATCCATATGCACACAGTACGAATAAACATGCAGTGTCCTGGTTTCTTGAATGGGATTTACAAGGAAAGTTATTAGACCGGATTCCTTTAATTAATAAATTGGGTTTAAAAGAATTGATACGTTGTTCATCAGTTATCAATGACAGAAATAAGCCGTATTCAGAATATTCAATTGGATTTGGAAATATAGGTTATAAAGTATTTAGAGTCTTTCGCCTGGATTGGGTTCATGCATTTGAAGGTTCGGACTATCAAAAGTCAAGCATTCGATTGGCCTTATTAAGTAATATAGGCGGAGGAAAATAA